A genomic region of Chryseobacterium sp. KACC 21268 contains the following coding sequences:
- a CDS encoding translocation/assembly module TamB — MKKLNKGKLFRRIIRTIIAIVVFFVLLIFSLRLPFVQNFIKDKLIVYLEGKIKTKVSLEKVYIGFPNSLVIENLYLKGQKVDTLLAVRKFDVGLDMWQLIKSKADLTSIDLEGVRANVVRDPQGKFNFDYIMDAFATSEKEESPSKPFIISLDKINLKDIGVTFNDQQSKNDIKVYFNSFDTRVKTFDLQNNKYAVNDINLDGLKLKLKQDLIEEVSKNVEEKVDSLNQKKPMQLGLSGIKLTNFNIDYGDDNSKTFAKVLFKELSTKVNNLDLQNNAYDVGNVYLTGANINANLFLPASNANPKEEKTPEVSKNSAQEKAMKVLLGKLIFNDVKVTYNNTAVAPTKTGMDFNHLNFGKLNVDVRDFKMENNGFAGSVRSAEIQEARGLDIQKFNTDFVYSDKEAYLKDLYLQTSKTILRNEVVLNYNSIEQLSANPGAVKISANIKDSKIGFADILNLVPTLRNTAPFNKYPNAILSVNANVKGLVNDLLINELRVSGLDQLRVNASGRIRNAMNPDNLYYDLKIGELASSGRTIFNLVPKGTIPSNISLPSHFSIKGFAKGTTKVVNTNLSLYSTLGNAGIKAQVDMRRKNRELYDLKANLQNLQIGKFIQNKDLGAITAQISAKGESFDFKNANANLVGNVQSATYKGYRYQNMNLVGKINRGAYNIVLNSKDPNANLKLTASGVYDDKNPTVKVNGNINKLDLNKLGFYSSPMILAGAIDGDFKSLDPDNLNGYLNLKNFAISDTKEVYPIQEVNLLAVSTADSTQIKFNSQIADVELNGKYKLTQIFGALSQTMNQYYQFQKPGKAAKIDAGQYFTVNATIKNDDLIRKFVPELKSFETINITGNYNADSQKIELDAKIPQVLYGTNSLENTNLKITNENQALQYNLDVAALKSESFALNKVNINGDVADNIINYNITTKDDKDATQFLIAGNAKSMNDITEISLNPNGLKLNYMDWAVADGNKIQIGSQGIFADNFRLSNSGSEILVQSENTSPNSPLNVTLKDFKIETITEIIKKDSLLAKGTINGTAQLRDLNKKMNFNADINVSDLFVYGSPVGNLALKANNTSADIINADIALSGNENDVKITGNYNTAASSFDLNLAMNQLQMKTLQGFSMNAITNTEGYLSGDLKITGTTTEPKILGDVKMNNVGLMIAQTGSDFRKINDKIAFTNRGIEFDDFKINDKDGNSLKIDGQVLTQTYRDFAFNLDINAKDFKVVNSEKSNDALMYGILSIDAALKVRGNLDLPKVDGRLAVSDDTDFTFVLPQSSPSLQERDGIVEFIDQDQIALNKTIVTDSLAAKNQIKGMDVSVNIEVSKEAKMSVVIDKANGDFVKLQGEAELTGGIDPSGKTTLVGVYEVEQGSYDMTVSLLKRKFEIQKGSTITWTGEPTAATLDITAVYKTQTAPLDLVEQQISGESAAMLNQYKQRMEFNTLLQMKGELLKPVITFDITTDEKNNSISSNVKDVVDQKLAQLRTEENEMNKQVFALLLLNRFIGENPFENSAGLSTETLARQSVSKILSQQLNNLASDLIKGVDLNFDLESSEDYSTGAQNTRTDLNVGLSKKLLNDRLKVSVGSNFGLEGDARQNENTTNIAGDVTIDYSLSRDGRYMLRAYRKNEYQVALQGQIVETGVGFIITLDYDKFREIFQSSKREKRKLERQKNNNQVVDFK; from the coding sequence TTGAAAAAACTCAATAAAGGAAAACTATTTAGACGTATCATCAGAACCATCATTGCGATTGTGGTTTTTTTTGTGTTGCTCATATTTAGTTTAAGGCTGCCATTCGTTCAGAATTTTATTAAAGATAAATTGATTGTCTACCTTGAAGGTAAGATCAAGACCAAAGTAAGTCTGGAAAAGGTTTACATCGGTTTCCCAAACAGCTTGGTCATCGAAAATCTATACTTGAAAGGTCAAAAGGTTGATACACTTTTGGCGGTGAGAAAATTCGATGTCGGATTGGATATGTGGCAATTGATCAAATCAAAAGCGGATCTGACTTCAATTGATCTGGAAGGTGTTCGTGCCAATGTGGTGCGTGATCCGCAAGGGAAATTCAACTTTGATTACATAATGGATGCGTTTGCGACTTCGGAAAAAGAGGAAAGTCCATCCAAGCCTTTTATTATTTCTCTTGATAAAATTAATCTTAAAGATATCGGTGTTACATTCAACGACCAACAGTCGAAAAATGACATCAAGGTCTACTTCAATTCATTTGATACGCGGGTGAAAACTTTCGACCTTCAAAATAACAAATACGCGGTCAACGATATCAATCTGGATGGTTTAAAATTAAAATTGAAACAAGATCTGATCGAAGAAGTTTCCAAAAATGTGGAGGAAAAAGTGGATTCTCTCAATCAGAAAAAACCAATGCAGTTGGGCTTGAGCGGAATCAAACTGACGAATTTCAATATCGATTACGGTGACGATAATTCTAAAACTTTCGCGAAGGTTTTATTTAAGGAATTGAGCACCAAAGTCAACAATCTCGACCTTCAAAATAATGCTTATGATGTTGGAAATGTTTATTTGACAGGCGCAAACATCAATGCCAACTTGTTCCTTCCAGCTTCAAATGCGAATCCGAAAGAGGAAAAAACGCCTGAAGTTTCAAAAAATAGTGCGCAGGAAAAAGCGATGAAAGTCCTTCTCGGAAAGTTGATTTTCAATGACGTGAAAGTCACTTACAACAATACAGCGGTGGCGCCAACCAAAACTGGAATGGATTTCAACCATCTTAATTTTGGAAAACTGAATGTCGACGTTCGTGATTTCAAAATGGAAAACAATGGTTTTGCAGGAAGTGTGAGATCGGCTGAGATCCAGGAAGCGCGAGGTTTGGATATTCAAAAATTCAATACGGATTTTGTTTACTCGGACAAAGAAGCTTACTTGAAAGACCTTTATCTTCAGACTTCGAAAACCATTTTGCGAAATGAGGTTGTCCTTAATTATAATTCCATCGAGCAATTATCTGCAAATCCTGGCGCCGTCAAGATCTCTGCAAATATCAAAGATTCCAAAATTGGTTTTGCTGATATTCTGAATTTGGTTCCTACGCTTAGAAATACCGCGCCATTCAACAAATATCCAAACGCAATTCTGTCCGTTAATGCCAACGTAAAAGGTTTGGTAAATGACCTTTTGATCAACGAACTGAGAGTTTCTGGTCTGGATCAATTGCGCGTCAATGCCTCAGGTAGAATCAGAAATGCGATGAATCCTGACAATCTGTATTACGATTTGAAGATTGGCGAACTGGCTTCATCTGGAAGAACAATTTTCAATTTGGTTCCAAAAGGCACGATTCCATCCAATATTTCTTTGCCTTCGCATTTCAGCATCAAAGGCTTTGCGAAAGGCACGACGAAAGTTGTGAATACTAATCTTAGTTTGTATTCCACACTCGGAAACGCGGGAATCAAAGCGCAAGTTGATATGCGTAGAAAAAACCGTGAGTTGTACGATTTGAAAGCCAACTTGCAAAATCTACAGATCGGGAAGTTCATTCAGAACAAAGATCTGGGTGCAATTACGGCGCAGATCTCTGCGAAAGGTGAAAGTTTTGATTTCAAAAATGCAAATGCGAACCTTGTAGGAAACGTGCAATCGGCGACTTACAAAGGTTATCGTTATCAAAATATGAATTTGGTAGGCAAGATCAATCGTGGCGCTTACAACATTGTTCTCAATTCCAAAGACCCAAATGCGAATCTTAAACTGACAGCTTCTGGTGTTTACGACGACAAGAATCCAACGGTGAAAGTCAATGGGAATATCAATAAATTAGATTTGAACAAACTTGGTTTTTACAGTTCGCCAATGATCTTGGCTGGCGCAATCGATGGTGATTTTAAAAGCCTTGATCCGGATAATCTGAATGGTTATTTGAATCTGAAAAACTTCGCAATTTCTGATACGAAGGAAGTTTATCCGATCCAGGAAGTGAATTTGTTGGCCGTTTCTACAGCGGATTCAACGCAGATCAAATTCAATTCTCAGATTGCGGATGTGGAACTGAATGGAAAATACAAATTGACCCAAATCTTCGGGGCTTTGTCGCAAACGATGAATCAATATTATCAATTCCAAAAACCAGGAAAGGCAGCGAAAATCGATGCTGGACAATATTTCACGGTCAATGCTACGATCAAAAACGACGACTTGATCAGAAAGTTCGTTCCGGAATTGAAAAGCTTTGAAACCATCAATATCACTGGAAACTACAACGCTGATTCTCAAAAAATAGAACTCGATGCAAAAATCCCGCAGGTTTTGTATGGCACCAATTCGCTTGAAAATACAAACCTGAAGATAACCAACGAAAATCAAGCTCTACAATATAATCTGGATGTTGCAGCTTTGAAGAGCGAAAGTTTTGCTTTGAACAAAGTCAATATCAATGGTGATGTCGCCGATAATATCATTAATTATAACATCACGACCAAAGACGATAAAGACGCTACACAATTCCTGATTGCTGGTAACGCCAAATCGATGAATGACATTACAGAGATCTCTTTGAACCCGAATGGTTTGAAGTTGAATTATATGGATTGGGCCGTTGCTGACGGTAACAAGATCCAGATCGGAAGTCAGGGGATTTTTGCGGATAATTTCAGACTGTCAAATTCTGGAAGCGAGATCTTGGTTCAATCAGAAAACACGTCGCCAAACAGTCCTTTGAATGTCACTTTGAAAGATTTCAAAATCGAAACCATTACAGAGATCATCAAGAAAGATTCGCTGTTGGCAAAAGGAACGATCAACGGAACAGCGCAGTTGAGAGACTTGAACAAAAAAATGAATTTCAATGCAGACATCAATGTTTCCGACCTTTTTGTTTACGGAAGTCCAGTTGGGAATCTAGCTTTGAAGGCCAATAATACTTCGGCCGATATCATCAATGCAGATATTGCGCTTTCCGGAAACGAAAATGATGTGAAGATCACTGGAAATTACAACACTGCAGCAAGTAGTTTTGACCTGAATCTGGCGATGAATCAACTTCAGATGAAAACGCTACAAGGCTTTTCTATGAATGCAATCACCAACACAGAAGGTTATCTCTCAGGTGATCTGAAAATTACAGGCACAACGACTGAACCGAAAATTCTCGGCGATGTGAAAATGAATAATGTCGGATTGATGATTGCGCAAACTGGAAGTGATTTCAGAAAGATCAATGATAAAATCGCGTTCACCAACCGAGGAATCGAGTTTGATGATTTCAAAATCAATGATAAGGACGGAAATTCGCTTAAGATCGACGGTCAGGTTTTGACTCAGACCTACAGGGATTTTGCCTTCAATCTTGACATCAATGCCAAAGATTTCAAAGTCGTGAATTCAGAAAAATCAAATGACGCTTTGATGTACGGGATCTTGTCTATCGACGCTGCTTTGAAGGTAAGAGGAAACCTAGACCTTCCAAAAGTCGATGGTAGACTGGCGGTTTCGGATGATACAGATTTTACATTTGTGTTGCCTCAATCAAGTCCATCGTTGCAGGAAAGAGACGGCATTGTAGAATTCATTGACCAAGACCAGATCGCATTGAACAAAACCATCGTTACAGATTCTTTGGCTGCCAAAAACCAGATCAAAGGAATGGACGTGAGTGTCAATATTGAAGTGAGCAAAGAAGCCAAAATGTCTGTGGTCATAGACAAAGCCAACGGTGATTTTGTGAAACTTCAAGGTGAAGCAGAATTGACCGGCGGAATCGACCCATCCGGAAAAACCACTTTGGTCGGCGTTTACGAAGTAGAGCAGGGAAGCTACGATATGACCGTGAGCCTTCTGAAACGTAAATTCGAGATCCAAAAAGGAAGTACAATCACCTGGACGGGCGAACCGACCGCAGCAACGCTTGACATCACGGCAGTTTATAAAACCCAAACCGCGCCGCTGGATCTTGTGGAACAGCAGATCAGTGGAGAAAGTGCCGCAATGCTCAATCAGTATAAACAGAGAATGGAATTCAATACTTTGCTTCAAATGAAAGGCGAACTGTTGAAACCGGTCATCACGTTTGATATTACGACGGATGAAAAAAATAACTCTATTTCTTCCAACGTAAAAGATGTTGTGGATCAAAAATTAGCACAACTAAGAACGGAAGAAAACGAAATGAATAAGCAGGTTTTCGCATTGCTTTTATTAAATAGATTTATCGGTGAAAATCCGTTTGAAAATAGTGCGGGACTTTCCACCGAAACTTTGGCGAGACAAAGTGTGAGCAAGATCCTATCGCAACAATTGAATAATTTGGCTTCCGATTTGATAAAAGGTGTTGACCTTAATTTCGATCTGGAATCCTCCGAAGATTATTCCACAGGAGCTCAAAACACCAGAACAGACCTGAATGTCGGCTTAAGCAAAAAACTACTGAATGACCGATTGAAAGTATCTGTAGGAAGTAACTTCGGATTGGAAGGCGATGCCAGACAAAACGAGAATACGACCAATATCGCAGGTGATGTCACAATCGACTACAGCCTCTCCAGAGATGGCAGATATATGTTGAGAGCTTACCGTAAGAACGAATATCAAGTCGCTTTGCAAGGACAGATCGTGGAAACAGGCGTTGGTTTCATCATCACTTTGGATTATGATAAATTCCGTGAGATTTTCCAGAGTTCCAAGCGTGAGAAAAGAAAATTAGAAAGACAAAAAAACAATAACCAAGTAGTAGATTTTAAATAA
- a CDS encoding OmpA family protein — MKSKLTILSLAFACPAVMFSQEMMQTTTNTNSVERTTLKSDSTRFNSWSVSFGGGIPLMQNADLKSIQSGNTLVGYSAYFSIDKALSHSFGLKLQYDRGETRQGYFNTKDAAPANASISLQVGARTQYDAISLLGDINFSNLLRRVDSNADYRWAIHGYAGVGVLAYRAYQKDETGQRLMTENKPFKFNSLFGQAGVGLKYKISNRVDIEGRVMYVVTGDEAFDGGGSDQYSAVNRISSHTSDNFFNPTLGLTINLGKNRPNLMWHDPLDEAYTKIDELETKIDNIKLCKTGDADNDGVCDDWDRQLDTPAGARVDGAGVALDVDMDGVIDLNDKCVTVPGPVENNGCPVTNSDNGMVSSDETAMSAIEFDLNSDRILPNNTPILNSAISYINSTSGSYTVVGATDTRGTEAYNQALSQRRADNVKQYLITNGASSSKLDAIGNGKTDLKYPECDPASKCPEWKNKANRRVYFKAK, encoded by the coding sequence ATGAAATCAAAATTAACCATTTTGTCGTTGGCCTTTGCGTGCCCGGCAGTGATGTTCTCGCAAGAAATGATGCAGACAACCACAAACACTAACTCTGTTGAAAGAACTACTTTAAAATCAGACTCTACAAGATTCAACAGCTGGTCTGTTTCATTTGGTGGTGGTATTCCATTGATGCAAAACGCAGATTTGAAATCTATCCAAAGTGGTAACACGCTTGTAGGCTATTCAGCTTATTTCAGTATAGACAAGGCTCTTTCGCATTCATTTGGTTTGAAGTTACAATACGACCGTGGTGAGACAAGACAAGGTTATTTCAATACTAAAGATGCAGCACCTGCCAATGCATCAATTTCTTTACAAGTTGGAGCAAGAACACAATATGATGCAATCTCACTCTTGGGAGACATCAATTTCTCAAACCTTCTTAGAAGAGTTGATAGCAATGCAGACTACAGATGGGCAATCCACGGATATGCTGGTGTAGGTGTATTAGCTTACAGAGCTTACCAAAAAGATGAAACTGGACAAAGATTAATGACAGAAAACAAACCATTTAAGTTCAACTCACTATTCGGACAGGCTGGTGTTGGTTTGAAATATAAAATCAGTAATAGAGTTGATATCGAAGGTAGAGTAATGTACGTTGTAACCGGAGACGAAGCATTTGACGGTGGTGGAAGTGATCAATACAGTGCTGTGAACAGAATCAGTTCTCATACTTCTGATAACTTCTTCAACCCGACGTTGGGTCTTACCATCAACTTGGGCAAAAACAGACCAAACCTAATGTGGCATGACCCATTGGATGAGGCTTACACAAAAATTGACGAACTTGAAACAAAAATCGATAACATCAAATTGTGTAAAACAGGAGATGCTGACAATGATGGAGTTTGCGACGACTGGGACAGACAGCTTGATACTCCGGCAGGTGCTAGAGTGGATGGTGCAGGTGTAGCATTGGACGTTGATATGGATGGTGTAATCGATCTTAATGATAAATGTGTAACAGTTCCAGGTCCGGTAGAAAACAATGGTTGTCCTGTAACGAATTCAGACAATGGTATGGTATCATCTGACGAAACTGCAATGAGTGCAATCGAATTCGATCTTAACTCAGACAGAATCTTGCCAAACAACACGCCGATTCTTAACAGCGCCATCAGTTACATCAATTCTACCAGCGGTTCTTACACTGTTGTAGGAGCAACTGATACGAGAGGAACAGAGGCTTATAACCAAGCACTTTCTCAAAGAAGAGCGGACAATGTAAAACAATATTTAATTACGAATGGCGCAAGCTCTTCAAAATTGGATGCCATTGGAAATGGAAAAACAGATCTGAAATATCCAGAATGTGATCCTGCTTCAAAATGTCCTGAATGGAAAAACAAAGCTAATAGAAGAGTGTATTTTAAAGCAAAATAA
- a CDS encoding T9SS type A sorting domain-containing protein: MKKIFTLLGVAIVATNSFGQVITQSGSQTVSPTGSVACGSQANGYTADNSYIRVFKLSDYGIANDYKITNVSFGVQTVNSSFPVEVNIYNWTGGGFPTGNATLLGTSNVDLTASSAVTVVSTGTNLSTTVTAGSTFVVEIYHDGDVTPPQAFYMGTNTASQTGPSYLSSETCGITTPTATGTGGLAAFATARWVMSITGVNATLGTIDVVNSRQLQIYPNPVKDILNFKLSDGLKVESVEIYDLSGKQLNVKNSRLVSSINVSNLIKGNYILRVKANDGKVHIQKIIKD, encoded by the coding sequence ATGAAAAAAATCTTTACTTTGTTAGGAGTTGCTATAGTTGCAACCAACTCCTTTGGACAAGTTATTACTCAGAGTGGATCCCAGACTGTTTCACCTACGGGATCCGTTGCCTGTGGTAGCCAGGCTAACGGCTACACTGCCGATAATTCTTATATTAGAGTTTTTAAATTATCAGATTATGGTATAGCGAACGACTATAAGATTACTAATGTTTCATTTGGTGTTCAGACAGTAAATTCTTCATTCCCGGTAGAAGTCAACATTTACAATTGGACAGGGGGTGGATTTCCTACCGGTAACGCTACGTTACTCGGTACATCAAATGTTGATCTCACCGCATCGAGCGCAGTAACAGTTGTAAGTACAGGTACAAACTTAAGTACTACTGTAACAGCAGGTTCAACATTTGTTGTTGAAATTTATCATGATGGCGATGTAACTCCTCCTCAGGCATTCTACATGGGAACCAATACTGCATCTCAAACAGGGCCTTCTTATTTGTCTTCGGAAACCTGTGGCATTACTACTCCCACAGCAACTGGAACCGGAGGGCTTGCAGCTTTTGCAACGGCTCGATGGGTGATGAGCATAACTGGGGTAAATGCCACACTTGGAACGATTGATGTTGTCAATTCCAGACAATTGCAGATTTATCCGAATCCAGTTAAGGATATTTTGAACTTCAAATTATCTGACGGATTGAAAGTGGAATCCGTTGAAATTTATGATCTTTCAGGTAAACAGTTAAATGTGAAAAACTCTAGATTGGTGTCTTCTATAAATGTGTCCAATTTGATAAAAGGTAATTACATTCTTCGAGTTAAGGCCAATGATGGCAAAGTCCATATACAAAAAATTATTAAAGATTAA